A stretch of the Marivirga tractuosa DSM 4126 genome encodes the following:
- a CDS encoding universal stress protein: MYPIKKVIIGLDLSDLDKTMVEFADFLAKASAVEDVHFVNVIKNLHIPKDVLKEFPDMVDNVIKERKNEMEQKFEKFISGKHKANFHFNVVTGKIADSILKFTKEKDIDLIVMGRREKAEQSGALSQRLARRAACSLLIIPEGTTPKMDKILVPSDFSEHSKLALEEAINIAQLNDNSTEITVQNVFTVPTGYHYTGKTFEEFTEVMKKNAVKSYKKFINSIDTKGIKLKAVYSQDTNEDVTTDMIDKAHEINANAIIIGAKGRTATTAFFLGSIAERLIQLDNDIPLMIVRPKGKNAGFLEFLKEL, translated from the coding sequence ATGTACCCAATTAAAAAAGTAATAATAGGATTAGATTTAAGTGATTTAGACAAAACCATGGTAGAATTTGCTGACTTTTTGGCAAAAGCTTCAGCTGTGGAAGATGTTCATTTTGTGAATGTTATTAAAAACCTTCATATACCTAAAGATGTATTGAAAGAATTTCCTGACATGGTCGATAATGTCATCAAGGAAAGAAAAAATGAAATGGAACAGAAGTTTGAAAAATTCATTTCTGGTAAGCATAAAGCCAATTTCCATTTTAATGTAGTGACAGGTAAAATTGCTGATAGCATTTTAAAATTCACCAAAGAAAAAGACATCGATTTAATCGTCATGGGTCGAAGGGAAAAAGCTGAACAAAGCGGTGCACTTTCTCAAAGATTGGCAAGACGTGCCGCATGTAGTCTTTTGATTATTCCTGAAGGAACCACTCCAAAAATGGATAAAATATTGGTACCAAGTGATTTCTCAGAGCATTCTAAATTGGCATTAGAAGAAGCTATTAATATTGCCCAACTTAATGATAATTCTACTGAAATTACTGTTCAAAATGTGTTTACAGTACCAACAGGATATCACTATACTGGAAAAACTTTCGAAGAATTCACCGAGGTAATGAAAAAAAATGCAGTTAAAAGCTATAAAAAATTCATAAACTCAATTGATACCAAAGGCATTAAACTAAAAGCTGTTTACTCTCAGGATACCAATGAAGATGTGACAACTGATATGATTGATAAAGCACATGAAATTAACGCAAACGCTATCATTATTGGAGCAAAAGGACGTACCGCAACAACAGCTTTCTTCCTAGGAAGTATTGCGGAAAGGCTAATCCAGTTAGATAATGATATACCTTTGATGATCGTGAGGCCAAAAGGTAAAAACGCAGGATTTTTAGAATTTTTAAAAGAATTGTAA
- a CDS encoding TapB family protein: protein MKNLLKGLALFFIVLIPFKSLAQSDCNPYFLLEEGRKWTLANYNAKDKYQGKQSYEVLSLEEESDGKLIANVMLISYDKKDKVVMEKEVEFTCKDGVVELDMSKYIPDETMEGFKNMDVEMEFDAITIPENLEAGQYLEDGGVSVTIAGPMQMNMEIKIQDRKVMAKESIEVPAGTYDAWKINSIVKLDMMMTRETKNVEWIAKNVGVVRSEQYDKKGKLSSYTVLTEIN from the coding sequence ATGAAGAACTTACTTAAAGGGCTGGCATTATTTTTCATAGTATTAATTCCATTTAAATCCTTGGCTCAATCAGATTGTAATCCTTATTTCTTATTGGAAGAAGGCAGGAAATGGACTTTAGCTAATTATAACGCCAAAGACAAATATCAAGGAAAGCAAAGCTATGAAGTTTTGTCTCTTGAAGAAGAGTCAGATGGCAAACTCATTGCCAATGTAATGCTCATTTCTTATGACAAAAAGGATAAGGTGGTAATGGAGAAAGAAGTGGAGTTTACATGCAAAGATGGTGTGGTAGAATTGGACATGTCCAAGTATATTCCTGATGAAACTATGGAAGGTTTTAAGAATATGGATGTTGAAATGGAATTTGATGCCATCACCATTCCTGAAAATTTGGAGGCAGGTCAATATTTGGAAGATGGTGGTGTAAGCGTGACGATTGCAGGTCCTATGCAAATGAATATGGAAATCAAAATTCAAGACAGAAAAGTAATGGCGAAAGAGAGTATTGAAGTACCAGCCGGAACCTATGATGCTTGGAAAATTAATTCAATTGTGAAATTGGATATGATGATGACCCGAGAAACCAAAAATGTGGAATGGATTGCTAAGAATGTAGGGGTTGTTAGAAGTGAACAGTATGATAAAAAAGGAAAGTTAAGTAGCTATACTGTTTTAACTGAAATCAATTAG
- a CDS encoding DUF202 domain-containing protein, with translation MRKLRMPKIVPDYKNREKIILRDFLALERTTLANERTLFAYIRTSLYLILGGIAFLKMESLQNIQWLAYLSFGISFLMIIYGLIRYFKLKRKLQKFYDEDSMKPFEEEQKQDDE, from the coding sequence ATGAGAAAACTAAGAATGCCTAAAATAGTCCCTGATTACAAAAACAGGGAGAAAATCATCTTAAGAGACTTTTTAGCCTTAGAAAGAACCACCTTGGCAAATGAGAGGACATTATTCGCTTACATTAGAACTAGCCTATATTTAATTCTAGGTGGAATTGCCTTCTTAAAAATGGAAAGCCTGCAAAATATACAATGGCTAGCTTATCTATCTTTTGGAATTAGTTTTCTGATGATAATATATGGCTTAATTCGTTACTTCAAATTAAAACGAAAACTCCAAAAGTTTTATGACGAGGATTCTATGAAGCCATTTGAAGAAGAGCAAAAGCAAGATGATGAATAA
- a CDS encoding CHAT domain-containing protein, with product MSFFLKVVTKAFLFSSLIFFTHNSAAQFGIGDALKNKAEKLVKDKLKEKTEEKRESYDTLSFNYAIAFLDKTESFENQQKGEGLIKTANFLLRDDEPQTDLEVARDIYDFGRLNYNIGNQFLAETNLKLAKLKYEQISATNEPNYLKTIGLLGLLYSDMGRFTKAEEFTQTALDGWDELQGKNSIGYLAELNNHAVLQINLGNYLQAEKIIKQLGDNLNAEKENEMLPYAIYLNNEAILNQYMGRADEALGLLEDCTEIAKESLTEKNSTYLQFLTNKAILEQENGNLKTAENTFQEVLDLQESRLKLNAKNDPDYAHMKSNIAALYVEKGEYEKAEEALQLALEIYQDKFGEEHLTTSGTQADLGNLYRFLGENEKAEPLLQSALYTRERKLSKTHPKVVKSQEDLALWFWANGQIESATSYFKRVMGTSQEFIKDYFPALSEAEKTKYWEQLKPRFFRFYNFALENYNEYPELLEDFMRYRLSTKGVLLSSSTALRNAIFSQNDEELTRLYEQWIDQKQQLANAYALSEEEIKEQNLNVDSLDNAANQTEKDLSVKSDAFSTAYEDRNTDYKAILSQLKSGQVMIEIVQYPIYDKQLTSDNAYAYLILKKGAEKPSVIINKEGNLLENRYYSYYNNVINQKMKDDYSYAQYWKSMENEIGDASRIYISPDGIYNQVNMNTLQQPNGKYLIQDHDIRYVGHPNDILYERLAQSAGQQTAFLMGDPNFNSQNIAQLPGTKKEIEDISKYLSPSMTMQKYLNSEANESNLKQVKSPKYLHLASHGYFLEDKQANHNLFGVQLQYIRQNPLLRSGLLLAGAGKEESSGSSQSFNQSDNGFFSAYEAINLNLNNTEMVVLSACETGKGDIKAGEGVYGLQRAFIVAGAESLVMSLWKVDDTATQKLMSGFYKENVQGKAIPDAFRSAQLAMLSEYQHPYYWGAFIMFSR from the coding sequence ATGTCTTTTTTTCTAAAAGTAGTTACTAAAGCTTTTCTATTCTCTTCTCTAATTTTTTTTACGCATAATTCGGCCGCACAGTTTGGCATAGGTGATGCCCTTAAAAATAAAGCTGAAAAGTTAGTGAAAGATAAATTGAAGGAAAAAACTGAGGAAAAACGTGAAAGTTACGATACTCTATCTTTTAATTATGCGATCGCCTTTCTGGATAAGACTGAGTCTTTTGAGAATCAACAAAAGGGTGAGGGGCTTATTAAGACAGCTAATTTCCTGTTGAGGGATGATGAGCCCCAAACAGATTTGGAAGTAGCAAGAGATATTTATGATTTTGGTCGACTTAATTATAATATAGGCAATCAATTTTTGGCTGAAACAAATTTGAAATTGGCAAAATTAAAATATGAACAAATTTCAGCCACAAATGAACCCAATTATCTGAAAACTATAGGGCTTTTAGGGCTGTTATATAGCGATATGGGTCGATTCACAAAAGCTGAGGAATTTACTCAGACAGCATTAGATGGATGGGATGAGCTTCAAGGCAAAAATAGTATTGGTTATCTGGCTGAGTTAAATAATCATGCTGTTTTGCAAATTAATTTAGGCAACTACCTACAAGCAGAAAAAATCATAAAGCAATTAGGGGATAACCTCAATGCGGAAAAGGAGAATGAAATGTTGCCGTATGCTATTTATTTAAATAATGAAGCCATTTTGAATCAATATATGGGTAGGGCAGATGAAGCTTTGGGCTTGTTGGAGGATTGCACCGAAATCGCAAAAGAAAGCTTAACAGAAAAAAATAGCACATATCTGCAGTTTTTGACCAACAAAGCAATACTAGAACAAGAAAATGGTAATTTAAAAACCGCAGAAAATACATTTCAGGAAGTATTAGATTTACAAGAAAGCAGGTTAAAGTTGAATGCTAAAAATGACCCCGATTATGCCCACATGAAATCGAATATTGCAGCACTTTATGTTGAAAAAGGAGAATATGAAAAAGCTGAGGAGGCATTACAATTAGCATTGGAGATTTACCAAGACAAATTTGGTGAGGAGCATCTAACTACTTCGGGAACTCAAGCGGATTTAGGCAACCTCTACCGCTTTTTAGGAGAGAATGAAAAAGCTGAACCATTATTGCAGTCAGCACTTTATACTCGAGAAAGAAAATTATCTAAAACACATCCGAAGGTGGTCAAGAGCCAAGAAGATCTAGCACTGTGGTTCTGGGCTAACGGTCAAATAGAGTCAGCTACAAGTTATTTTAAACGGGTGATGGGTACCAGTCAGGAATTTATAAAGGATTACTTTCCAGCTCTTAGTGAAGCAGAAAAAACAAAATATTGGGAGCAGCTTAAGCCTCGCTTTTTCAGGTTCTATAATTTTGCCTTGGAAAATTATAATGAATATCCTGAATTACTAGAAGATTTTATGCGCTATAGGTTATCCACTAAAGGGGTATTATTAAGTTCATCCACTGCTTTGAGAAATGCAATCTTTAGTCAAAATGATGAGGAATTGACTAGACTATATGAGCAATGGATAGATCAAAAACAGCAATTGGCTAACGCATATGCCTTGAGTGAGGAGGAAATTAAAGAGCAAAATCTAAATGTAGATTCTCTGGATAATGCCGCTAATCAAACCGAAAAGGATTTATCTGTAAAATCAGATGCCTTTTCGACTGCATATGAAGATAGGAATACCGATTACAAGGCTATTCTTAGCCAATTAAAGTCTGGTCAGGTGATGATTGAAATTGTGCAATATCCGATTTATGATAAGCAACTAACATCGGATAACGCTTATGCCTATTTGATTTTGAAGAAAGGGGCAGAAAAACCTAGCGTAATTATTAACAAGGAAGGAAACCTTTTGGAAAACCGATACTATTCTTATTACAATAATGTTATCAATCAAAAAATGAAAGATGATTATTCCTATGCCCAATATTGGAAGAGCATGGAAAATGAAATTGGGGATGCTAGCAGGATTTATATCTCTCCAGATGGTATTTACAATCAGGTTAATATGAATACGCTTCAGCAACCAAATGGAAAATATTTGATTCAGGATCATGATATTCGTTATGTCGGACATCCTAATGATATTTTATATGAGAGATTAGCTCAATCTGCTGGGCAACAAACAGCCTTCTTAATGGGAGACCCTAATTTCAATAGTCAAAACATTGCGCAGCTCCCTGGAACAAAAAAGGAAATTGAAGATATTTCAAAATACCTCTCGCCCTCGATGACCATGCAGAAGTATTTGAATAGTGAAGCCAATGAGTCCAATTTAAAACAGGTCAAGTCTCCAAAATATCTGCATTTGGCAAGTCACGGTTACTTTCTAGAGGATAAACAAGCAAACCATAATTTGTTTGGCGTACAGTTACAATACATCAGACAAAATCCATTATTGCGTTCGGGTCTACTTTTGGCTGGTGCTGGAAAGGAAGAAAGCTCAGGAAGTTCACAATCATTTAATCAGAGTGATAATGGTTTTTTCTCAGCCTATGAAGCCATAAACCTCAACTTGAATAATACTGAAATGGTAGTGCTTTCCGCCTGTGAAACCGGGAAAGGAGATATAAAAGCAGGAGAAGGCGTTTATGGACTACAAAGAGCATTTATTGTAGCCGGTGCTGAATCATTGGTGATGAGTTTATGGAAAGTAGATGATACTGCTACCCAGAAATTGATGTCAGGATTTTATAAAGAAAATGTTCAAGGGAAAGCCATTCCAGATGCTTTTCGTTCTGCCCAATTAGCCATGTTGAGTGAGTATCAACATCCATATTATTGGGGAGCGTTTATCATGTTTAGTAGGTGA
- a CDS encoding lysophospholipid acyltransferase family protein, translating into MIHKKGIHLSFRAIRLWSLLFSTFNRIIYKIKGKEHFNKKENYVVISNHTSFLDTPAIAQAIDAPFKALAKKELTKIPIFGFLIKMITEVVDRSNPTSRQKSKERLNEVLQSESSILVFPEGTMNRTDQPLQRFYDGAFRIAIDAQAPILPIVIKDAAKLMKPSSFLMKPGKVHVQILPSISTEGLTQKDLPKLKEEVMEKMQEELL; encoded by the coding sequence ATGATCCATAAAAAAGGAATACATCTAAGCTTCAGGGCGATTCGATTGTGGTCATTACTTTTTAGTACTTTTAACCGTATCATTTATAAAATTAAAGGGAAGGAACATTTCAATAAAAAAGAAAATTATGTGGTCATTTCCAATCATACATCCTTTTTAGATACACCTGCCATTGCGCAAGCTATTGACGCTCCTTTTAAGGCCTTGGCTAAAAAAGAATTGACCAAAATCCCAATTTTTGGATTTTTGATCAAAATGATAACCGAAGTAGTGGATCGATCAAATCCTACAAGCAGACAGAAAAGTAAGGAGCGATTAAATGAAGTTTTACAAAGTGAATCTTCTATTTTAGTTTTTCCTGAAGGCACCATGAACCGAACAGATCAGCCCTTACAACGATTTTATGACGGAGCTTTTCGAATTGCTATTGATGCGCAAGCTCCAATTTTACCCATAGTCATAAAAGATGCAGCCAAATTGATGAAACCTAGTAGTTTTTTAATGAAACCCGGCAAAGTGCATGTTCAAATTTTACCCTCTATATCAACGGAAGGATTGACCCAAAAAGACCTTCCGAAATTGAAAGAAGAGGTGATGGAGAAGATGCAGGAGGAGTTGCTCTAA